The DNA window TGAAAAAGAACCCGCGCCAGCTCCAGGAGATGTGATGCGGATTTTATCGCTGAATGCTTGGGGAGGTCGGCTCCGCGACCGCCTGATGCGCTACCTGAGAGAGGCTGACCCGGACATAGTGTGCCTCCAGGAAGTGGTGCAAACCCCGACTGCGGAAGCAGAATGGCTCGTCTATCGAGACCACGACGTGGAGCTCCCGCAGAGAGCCAATCTGTTTCGGGAGGTGGCGGACATCTTTCCGTCTCACCAATCGTTCTTCTGTCCCGCTGCCCGTGGCAGTCTTTACGACGGCGAACGAAACTTTCCCTCGGAATGGGGGCTGGCGACCTTCGTCCGACGCAGCTATCCCGTGATCGGACAGGTTCAGGATTTCGTGCACGGCGACTTCGCGCCGGACGGCTGGGGCGAGCACCCGCGAGCGCGCAATGCCCATGTGGTGCGCCTGTTCGACTATGGCGCTGCCGCTCCCATCACGATTGCGCACATGCACGGTCTGCGTGATCCGGCAGGCAAAGAGGATACACCCGCCCGCCATGCCCAGGCCAGGGCACTGGCCGATCTCATAGGCTCAGTGAGGCAGGCCGGCGACAGGTTGGTGGTGTGCGGCGACTTCAATGTGCTTCCGGACAGCAGCACGTTCGCGGTGCTCGGGGCGCTCGGGCTGACGGATCTCGTGACGATGCACGGTCATACCGACACGCGAACGTCCTACTACCGAAAATCTCCGCGGTTCGCCGACTACATGCTCGTGAGCGCCGACATCCCGGTGCGACGGTTCGATGTCGTCCAGGAACCGGAAGTCTCCGATCACAGGGTACTTCTTCTGGAATTGGACTAAGGGCTGGTTCCGTGCCCCACTGCTCCCATATGGTCCTAAGTCAGTCCGGACACTCTCTTTGTTGATGAGCATCAATGGA is part of the Chelativorans sp. AA-79 genome and encodes:
- a CDS encoding endonuclease/exonuclease/phosphatase family protein, with amino-acid sequence MRILSLNAWGGRLRDRLMRYLREADPDIVCLQEVVQTPTAEAEWLVYRDHDVELPQRANLFREVADIFPSHQSFFCPAARGSLYDGERNFPSEWGLATFVRRSYPVIGQVQDFVHGDFAPDGWGEHPRARNAHVVRLFDYGAAAPITIAHMHGLRDPAGKEDTPARHAQARALADLIGSVRQAGDRLVVCGDFNVLPDSSTFAVLGALGLTDLVTMHGHTDTRTSYYRKSPRFADYMLVSADIPVRRFDVVQEPEVSDHRVLLLELD